One Sphaerisporangium krabiense DNA segment encodes these proteins:
- a CDS encoding PRC-barrel domain containing protein: protein MQKDLWSYSPTVSGAHQSFDVVGYHVEATDGRIGSVDEATYEVGESYLIVDTGPWIFGKKVMLPASTVTQIDPQEKKVFLSRTKQEIKDAPEFDDARFKEPEYRSQVGDYYGRFPYGGTGAF, encoded by the coding sequence GTGCAGAAGGATCTCTGGAGCTACAGCCCGACCGTCTCCGGCGCGCACCAGAGCTTCGACGTGGTGGGATACCACGTCGAGGCGACGGACGGCCGGATCGGATCCGTGGACGAGGCCACCTATGAGGTCGGCGAGAGCTACCTCATCGTGGACACCGGCCCGTGGATCTTCGGCAAGAAGGTCATGCTCCCGGCGAGCACCGTCACGCAGATCGACCCGCAGGAGAAGAAGGTCTTCCTGAGCCGCACCAAGCAGGAGATCAAGGACGCTCCCGAGTTCGACGACGCGCGATTCAAGGAACCCGAGTACCGCAGTCAGGTCGGCGACTACTACGGTCGCTTCCCTTACGGCGGGACGGGCGCCTTCTAG
- a CDS encoding DUF6328 family protein yields MTLSDMAGRESDETHKERVDRELGELLQGLRVAATGVQVLFAFLLTLPFSSGFGKVDASGRWLFYIAMLSAAVASICLIAPATQHRILFRTTLKELMLHRANRLGVVGGIALAISMACSTGLVVEAFLGVLPAAILAAGVVALSGWLWFIQPLVSRYRRGEPLQEV; encoded by the coding sequence ATGACGTTGAGTGACATGGCGGGGCGGGAGTCGGACGAGACCCACAAGGAGCGGGTCGACCGCGAGCTCGGGGAGTTACTCCAAGGGCTGCGCGTGGCCGCCACGGGGGTGCAGGTGCTGTTCGCGTTCCTGCTCACCCTCCCCTTCTCCTCAGGTTTCGGCAAGGTCGACGCGTCCGGGCGGTGGCTGTTCTACATCGCCATGCTGAGCGCCGCCGTGGCCTCCATCTGCCTCATCGCCCCGGCGACCCAGCACAGGATCCTGTTCCGCACGACGCTGAAGGAGCTGATGCTGCACCGGGCCAACCGGCTCGGCGTGGTCGGCGGCATCGCCCTGGCGATCTCGATGGCCTGCTCGACGGGCCTGGTCGTGGAGGCGTTCCTCGGCGTGCTGCCCGCCGCGATCCTGGCGGCGGGGGTGGTGGCGCTGAGCGGCTGGCTGTGGTTCATCCAGCCGCTGGTGTCGCGGTACCGGCGCGGTGAGCCGTTGCAGGAGGTCTAG
- a CDS encoding DUF1360 domain-containing protein, which produces MTNSVTNTLRKEERAYENGTDRPLGSYLRILTVYGGAVAGLVGLGRLIGVRPPERIAPLDLVLMGLTTHRMSRTLSKDPVTSPLRAPFTRYAGVSGPAELKEEVRGHGVKHAVGELVTCPFCLAQWVATAYAAGMVFAPGLTRLAGATMSAVAVSDWLQLAYARLMKATEEGS; this is translated from the coding sequence ATGACCAATTCTGTGACGAACACGCTTCGTAAGGAGGAACGGGCCTACGAGAACGGAACCGATCGGCCGCTCGGCTCCTACCTGCGCATTCTGACGGTGTACGGGGGCGCGGTGGCGGGCCTCGTCGGACTGGGCCGGCTGATCGGCGTGAGACCGCCGGAGCGGATCGCCCCGCTGGACCTCGTGCTGATGGGGCTGACCACGCACCGGATGTCCCGCACCCTCAGCAAGGACCCGGTCACGAGCCCGCTCCGTGCCCCCTTCACACGGTACGCCGGGGTGAGCGGCCCTGCCGAACTGAAGGAGGAGGTCCGCGGCCACGGCGTCAAACACGCCGTCGGCGAGCTCGTGACCTGCCCGTTCTGTCTGGCGCAGTGGGTGGCGACCGCGTACGCCGCGGGCATGGTGTTCGCGCCGGGGCTGACACGGCTGGCCGGGGCGACCATGTCGGCCGTCGCGGTCTCCGACTGGCTCCAGCTCGCCTACGCGCGCCTGATGAAGGCGACCGAGGAGGGCTCGTGA
- a CDS encoding glycosyltransferase family 9 protein: MSVALVLRAPGVGELLTAVPALRALHRGGLSVVLAVPGELRDLALLSGAVGGVIPTRGHEAIAWDGRRLDLAVNMRGRGPQSHRAVMALRPRRLWAYSHPSVPWSKGPQWDEDEHEVARWCRLVTWYGSRADPSDLALPVPRARNPWPGAVVVHPGRADPAGRWPHERFAQVARELAGDGLRVVVTGSLRERPLALLVAAQAGLSPRAVLAGRTTLVELCALVAGARLVVSADTGIAHVATAYATPSVVVFCAGSPARWGPPADRPWHRVLTDPSGVPAETVVAAARELPAASVP; the protein is encoded by the coding sequence ATGAGCGTCGCCCTGGTGCTGCGCGCGCCGGGCGTCGGTGAACTGCTCACCGCCGTCCCGGCCCTGCGGGCGCTGCACCGGGGCGGGCTGAGCGTCGTGCTGGCCGTGCCGGGCGAGCTGCGGGATCTCGCCCTGCTGTCCGGGGCGGTCGGCGGCGTGATCCCCACGCGCGGCCATGAGGCGATCGCCTGGGACGGCAGGCGGCTGGACCTGGCCGTGAACATGCGCGGCCGGGGCCCGCAGAGCCATCGGGCCGTGATGGCCCTGCGGCCCCGGCGCCTGTGGGCGTACTCCCATCCCTCGGTGCCCTGGTCGAAGGGGCCGCAGTGGGACGAGGACGAGCACGAGGTCGCCCGCTGGTGCCGGCTCGTCACCTGGTACGGCTCGCGCGCCGACCCGTCCGACCTCGCGCTTCCCGTCCCCCGCGCGCGCAACCCGTGGCCGGGCGCCGTGGTCGTCCATCCGGGCCGCGCGGACCCGGCAGGGCGCTGGCCGCACGAGCGCTTCGCCCAGGTCGCCAGAGAGCTGGCCGGGGACGGGCTGCGCGTCGTCGTCACGGGGAGCCTGCGCGAGCGTCCCCTGGCGCTGCTGGTGGCCGCACAGGCCGGGTTGTCGCCGCGCGCCGTGCTCGCCGGGCGCACGACGCTCGTCGAGCTGTGCGCCCTGGTGGCGGGGGCACGCCTGGTGGTCAGCGCGGACACCGGTATCGCGCACGTCGCGACGGCGTACGCCACGCCCTCGGTGGTGGTCTTCTGCGCGGGCTCGCCCGCCCGCTGGGGCCCGCCGGCCGACCGGCCCTGGCACCGGGTCCTGACGGACCCCTCCGGGGTGCCGGCGGAGACGGTGGTGGCGGCGGCCCGCGAGCTGCCGGCCGCGTCGGTGCCGTGA
- a CDS encoding glycosyltransferase: MKVAMVSEHASPLAVPGSVDSGGQNIHVAALSRALAALGHEVAVYTRRDDPGLPETVELAPGVSVTHVPAGPPARISKDEILAYVPDLAHWLRRRWMFRPPDVVHSHFWMSGLAALAAARDPGVPVVHTFHALGVVKRRHQGAGDTSPSERLKAEAVVARGVARVVATCADEAAELAAMDVPGHAVAVVPCGVDCAGFAPAVPAAPRPRGPRLLSIGRLVPRKGVQTIIEALRLIPDAELIVAGGPPAAELDGDPEVARLRRAAGEAGVAGRVRFTGQVSHEKVPALMRSCDVAVCVPWYEPFGMVALEAMACGLPVVASDVGGHRETVADGRTGTLVPPRDPRALAAAVNTLLADPRLRAAYGRAGARRARARYAWPRIAAATAAVYEDVRGSVVAAGVPASGRKAS, from the coding sequence GTGAAGGTAGCAATGGTGTCCGAGCACGCGAGTCCCCTGGCCGTGCCGGGAAGCGTGGACTCCGGCGGTCAGAACATCCACGTCGCGGCGCTGTCGCGGGCCCTGGCGGCCCTCGGGCACGAGGTCGCCGTCTACACCCGCAGGGACGACCCCGGCCTTCCCGAGACGGTGGAGCTGGCCCCGGGGGTCTCGGTGACGCACGTCCCCGCCGGTCCCCCGGCCAGGATCTCCAAGGACGAGATCCTCGCCTACGTCCCCGATCTCGCGCACTGGCTGCGCCGCCGGTGGATGTTCCGGCCCCCGGACGTCGTGCACAGCCACTTCTGGATGAGCGGGCTCGCCGCGCTGGCCGCCGCCCGCGACCCGGGCGTGCCCGTGGTCCACACCTTCCACGCCCTGGGCGTGGTGAAGCGGCGCCACCAGGGGGCCGGGGACACGAGCCCGTCCGAGCGGCTCAAGGCCGAGGCCGTCGTGGCCCGCGGCGTGGCCAGGGTCGTGGCCACCTGCGCCGACGAGGCCGCGGAGCTGGCGGCCATGGACGTGCCGGGTCACGCGGTCGCGGTGGTGCCGTGCGGCGTGGACTGCGCGGGCTTCGCCCCCGCCGTCCCGGCCGCGCCACGCCCGAGGGGCCCGCGCCTGCTGTCGATCGGGCGTCTGGTGCCCCGCAAGGGCGTCCAGACCATCATCGAGGCCCTGCGGCTGATCCCGGACGCCGAGCTGATCGTCGCGGGCGGGCCCCCGGCGGCGGAGCTCGACGGTGACCCGGAGGTCGCGCGGCTGCGCCGTGCCGCGGGCGAGGCCGGGGTGGCCGGGCGGGTGCGCTTCACCGGCCAGGTCTCCCACGAGAAGGTGCCCGCGCTCATGCGGTCCTGCGACGTGGCCGTCTGCGTGCCGTGGTACGAGCCGTTCGGCATGGTCGCGCTGGAGGCCATGGCCTGCGGGCTGCCCGTGGTCGCCTCGGACGTGGGCGGGCACCGCGAGACGGTGGCCGACGGGCGCACCGGCACGCTGGTGCCGCCCCGCGACCCTCGGGCGCTCGCCGCCGCCGTGAACACCTTGCTCGCCGACCCCCGGCTGCGCGCCGCCTACGGCAGGGCGGGCGCGCGGCGGGCCCGCGCCCGCTACGCCTGGCCGAGGATCGCCGCCGCGACCGCCGCCGTGTACGAGGACGTGCGCGGCAGCGTCGTCGCGGCGGGCGTCCCCGCCTCGGGAAGGAAGGCGTCATGA
- a CDS encoding metallophosphoesterase family protein — protein sequence MRIRVAAVGDVHLGEDIRGRYRRRLEGIEERADVLLVAGDLTRHGTPEEGRIVADEFRDLPVPVVAVLGNHDYQSDAEDEIVDLLREAGIQVLQDDSTVITCGDARLGVVGGKGFCGGFAGKCASEFGEPEMKAFVRHTREIADLWHKALKGLDTDHRVVLSHYSPVKDTLTGEPPEIYPFLGSYLLAEAVDAEGADLFVHGHAHAGVEKGVTPGGVRVRNVALPVLQRAYAVYCLGDEPENC from the coding sequence GTGAGGATCAGAGTGGCCGCCGTCGGCGACGTCCACCTGGGTGAGGACATCCGCGGCAGGTACCGCCGCAGGCTGGAGGGCATCGAGGAGCGCGCCGACGTCCTTCTGGTGGCCGGCGACCTGACCCGCCACGGCACGCCGGAGGAGGGGCGCATCGTGGCCGACGAGTTCCGCGACCTCCCGGTGCCGGTCGTCGCCGTGCTCGGCAACCACGACTACCAGTCCGACGCCGAGGACGAGATCGTCGACCTGCTGCGCGAGGCGGGCATCCAGGTGCTCCAGGACGACTCCACGGTCATCACGTGCGGGGACGCCCGGCTCGGCGTCGTCGGCGGCAAGGGGTTCTGCGGCGGGTTCGCCGGCAAGTGCGCCAGCGAGTTCGGCGAGCCGGAGATGAAGGCGTTCGTCCGCCACACCCGGGAGATCGCCGACCTGTGGCACAAGGCGCTGAAGGGCCTGGACACCGATCACCGGGTGGTGCTCAGCCACTATTCCCCCGTCAAGGACACCCTGACGGGCGAGCCCCCGGAGATCTACCCCTTCCTCGGCAGCTACCTGCTGGCCGAGGCCGTCGACGCCGAGGGCGCCGACCTGTTCGTCCACGGCCACGCGCACGCCGGGGTGGAGAAGGGCGTGACGCCGGGCGGGGTCCGGGTGCGCAACGTGGCCCTTCCGGTGCTGCAGCGGGCGTACGCGGTGTACTGCCTGGGCGACGAGCCCGAGAACTGCTGA
- a CDS encoding TlpA family protein disulfide reductase, with amino-acid sequence MPFLIAAVACIGLLCLLDLILTLGVIKRLREHTELLATRPSGGAPMYPAVGEEVGEFSTATVEGRRLSRADLDDETLVGFFSPECQPCKEKLPGFVEFARSLSGGRERVLAVIVSAGDDPGPFLAALSPVARVVVEEPGGALSGAFMVGAYPALLRVTKDGGGRLIVTSNRVALDEPVAAK; translated from the coding sequence ATGCCGTTTCTGATCGCGGCCGTCGCGTGCATAGGACTGCTGTGCCTCCTGGATCTGATCCTCACATTGGGCGTGATCAAGCGCCTGCGTGAACACACCGAACTGCTGGCGACGAGGCCGAGCGGCGGCGCCCCCATGTATCCGGCCGTGGGCGAGGAGGTCGGAGAGTTCTCGACGGCCACCGTGGAGGGCCGGCGTTTGAGCCGGGCGGACCTGGACGACGAGACGCTGGTGGGATTCTTCTCACCCGAGTGTCAGCCTTGTAAAGAGAAGCTGCCCGGCTTCGTGGAGTTCGCGCGATCCCTGTCCGGTGGGCGCGAGCGGGTCCTGGCCGTCATCGTCAGCGCGGGGGACGACCCTGGCCCGTTTCTCGCCGCACTCTCGCCGGTCGCGCGGGTGGTGGTGGAGGAACCTGGCGGTGCGTTGAGCGGCGCGTTCATGGTCGGCGCGTATCCCGCCCTTTTGCGCGTGACCAAGGATGGCGGAGGACGACTCATCGTCACCTCCAACCGTGTGGCGCTGGATGAGCCCGTCGCGGCGAAATGA
- a CDS encoding MauE/DoxX family redox-associated membrane protein, giving the protein MFLVSSVGKISGRDAFSAFVDSVTKLEVVASRHARRTAYLVVTAEVAAFLLLALPFTITGVAGFAVSIVLLVAFAVSILVALRRGVRARCRCFGTAQALLGREHAARDLGVAALAALGAVATLADGSLHWGGVAVAVFTGVISGGLITVLDDILGLFRDGTSRSSRTSRNSPSIGETDAVSDRGRRVHRTAVPPGSDPHIGRDQAPA; this is encoded by the coding sequence ATGTTCCTTGTCTCCTCTGTAGGCAAGATCTCAGGGCGGGACGCGTTCAGCGCCTTCGTGGACTCCGTCACGAAGCTTGAGGTCGTCGCGTCCCGTCACGCTCGCCGTACGGCATACCTCGTGGTAACGGCCGAAGTGGCCGCCTTCTTGCTCCTGGCGCTGCCCTTCACGATCACGGGGGTGGCCGGCTTCGCGGTCTCGATCGTCCTGCTCGTCGCCTTCGCGGTGAGCATTCTCGTGGCGCTGCGCCGGGGTGTCCGCGCGCGGTGCCGGTGCTTCGGCACGGCGCAGGCGTTGCTGGGACGCGAGCATGCAGCGCGTGACCTTGGCGTCGCAGCACTCGCCGCTCTTGGCGCGGTGGCCACTCTCGCAGACGGTTCCCTTCATTGGGGCGGTGTGGCTGTGGCGGTGTTCACCGGCGTGATATCGGGCGGCTTGATCACCGTTCTTGATGACATCCTGGGACTCTTCCGGGACGGAACGAGTCGCTCATCGCGAACTTCGAGGAATTCCCCGTCGATAGGAGAAACCGATGCCGTTTCTGATCGCGGCCGTCGCGTGCATAGGACTGCTGTGCCTCCTGGATCTGATCCTCACATTGGGCGTGATCAAGCGCCTGCGTGA
- a CDS encoding BON domain-containing protein: MDQKDQVASHHDAPHYVAARVQRALAEDERTYELGIRVDIRGDQLFLRGQVEGAERRGAVAAVAAENAPWLTVRNEVTVVEVREPGEEETL; this comes from the coding sequence GTGGATCAGAAGGATCAAGTCGCCTCCCACCACGACGCTCCCCACTACGTCGCCGCGCGCGTGCAGAGGGCTCTCGCGGAGGACGAGCGCACCTACGAGCTGGGCATCCGGGTGGACATCCGGGGCGACCAGCTCTTCCTGCGCGGCCAGGTAGAGGGCGCGGAGCGCCGTGGGGCGGTGGCGGCGGTCGCCGCGGAGAACGCGCCATGGCTCACGGTTCGCAACGAGGTGACCGTGGTCGAGGTCAGGGAGCCGGGAGAGGAGGAGACCCTGTGA
- a CDS encoding LuxR C-terminal-related transcriptional regulator, translating to MREEHGRIKISLLSGDPLFREGLSGLLVREPDFDVVEHSENGCRESEPEVCPDVVILVAESRDPLCCDTVRRLCGTPSLRVLVLSSCDDSCFMRQLLEAGVQAYLCTSVHRELLVSAIRAIMADRSQVVVFSRRLTFGDLLRGPGGEEVLTQREGEVLRLAAEGLSNSAIAVKLFISKGTVKRHLTNIYTKLDVASRVHAINKATQLRLIEERRTEPRHQIT from the coding sequence GTGCGCGAGGAACATGGCCGAATAAAGATCTCACTGCTGAGCGGGGATCCGCTTTTTCGGGAGGGGTTGTCGGGACTCTTGGTCCGGGAACCCGACTTCGACGTGGTCGAACATTCCGAGAACGGGTGCCGGGAGTCCGAGCCCGAGGTGTGCCCTGACGTCGTCATATTGGTCGCCGAGAGTCGTGACCCCCTCTGCTGTGACACGGTGAGACGCCTTTGTGGGACGCCGTCCTTGAGGGTGCTCGTCCTGTCGTCCTGCGACGACTCCTGTTTCATGCGTCAGCTGCTCGAGGCCGGGGTTCAGGCATATCTGTGCACGAGCGTCCATCGTGAACTGCTCGTCTCCGCCATCCGCGCCATAATGGCAGACCGGAGCCAGGTGGTGGTTTTCTCCAGGCGTTTGACGTTTGGCGATCTGCTGCGAGGCCCGGGCGGTGAGGAGGTGCTGACGCAACGCGAAGGCGAAGTCCTTCGGCTGGCGGCCGAGGGTCTGAGTAACTCCGCCATAGCCGTGAAGCTGTTCATCTCCAAGGGAACGGTCAAACGGCACCTCACCAACATCTACACGAAGTTGGACGTGGCCTCGCGTGTCCACGCCATAAACAAGGCCACGCAGTTGAGGTTGATCGAGGAACGCCGGACCGAGCCGCGACACCAAATCACGTGA
- a CDS encoding SDR family oxidoreductase, which translates to MLKGKVVVVTGASGGVGRAVVRILGEKGAKVALIARGETGLAAGAAEVGAAGGTAKVFPADVADHRQVEAAADAVEKELGPIDVWINVAFSSVFAPFGEVEPEEYERTTAVTYLGYVWGTRAALRRMRPRNRGVIVQTGSALAYRGIPLQSAYCGAKHAIKGFTESVRTELMHDHSDVKITMVQLPAVNTPQFDWVLSRLRRHPQPVPPIFQPEVAAGAIVYAAEHPSRREYWVGGSTAATIIGERLAPGLIDRYLGRTGVKSQQTDEKQPTGVANLWEPADEDRDYGAHGSFDRRSKDRSVQVWLSQNRTRLTAALAATATAALALRAARKR; encoded by the coding sequence ATGCTGAAAGGAAAGGTCGTCGTCGTGACCGGCGCCAGCGGTGGCGTCGGCCGGGCGGTCGTCAGGATCCTCGGCGAGAAGGGCGCCAAGGTCGCGCTGATCGCCCGCGGGGAGACCGGTCTCGCCGCCGGCGCCGCCGAGGTCGGCGCGGCCGGCGGCACGGCCAAGGTCTTCCCCGCGGACGTCGCCGACCATCGGCAGGTCGAGGCCGCCGCCGACGCCGTCGAGAAGGAACTCGGCCCCATCGACGTGTGGATCAACGTCGCGTTCTCCTCCGTGTTCGCCCCGTTCGGCGAGGTCGAGCCGGAGGAGTACGAGCGGACCACCGCCGTGACCTACCTGGGTTACGTCTGGGGCACCCGCGCCGCCCTGCGGCGGATGCGGCCCCGCAACCGGGGCGTCATCGTGCAGACCGGGTCCGCCCTCGCCTACCGCGGCATTCCCCTGCAGTCGGCGTACTGCGGGGCCAAGCACGCGATCAAGGGCTTCACCGAGTCGGTCCGCACCGAACTGATGCACGACCACAGCGACGTGAAGATCACCATGGTGCAGCTCCCCGCGGTCAACACCCCGCAGTTCGACTGGGTGCTGTCCCGGCTGCGCCGCCACCCGCAGCCCGTCCCGCCGATCTTCCAGCCGGAGGTCGCCGCCGGGGCCATCGTGTACGCGGCCGAGCACCCGTCGCGGCGCGAGTACTGGGTGGGCGGCAGCACGGCCGCCACGATCATCGGCGAGCGCCTCGCGCCCGGACTGATCGACCGCTACCTGGGCAGGACCGGCGTCAAGTCCCAGCAGACCGACGAGAAGCAGCCGACCGGCGTGGCCAACCTCTGGGAGCCCGCGGACGAGGACCGCGACTACGGCGCCCACGGCAGCTTCGACCGGCGCTCCAAGGACCGCAGCGTCCAGGTGTGGCTCTCCCAGAACCGCACCCGCCTGACCGCCGCCCTCGCCGCCACGGCCACCGCCGCCCTCGCCCTCCGCGCCGCCCGCAAACGCTGA
- a CDS encoding GPGG-motif small membrane protein: MGTLLWIIAVVLVIAGIYVILARRDLLWGIVLIVLGFLVGPGGVSIFHP; the protein is encoded by the coding sequence ATGGGAACACTACTCTGGATCATCGCGGTCGTACTGGTCATCGCCGGGATTTATGTGATCCTGGCCCGTCGTGATCTCCTCTGGGGGATCGTCCTCATCGTCCTCGGCTTCCTCGTCGGCCCGGGCGGCGTCAGCATTTTTCATCCATAG